A single region of the Pseudomonadota bacterium genome encodes:
- a CDS encoding KamA family radical SAM protein, which yields MDNESNLFGNMEVAEEPPGKWNDWKWQLRNRIQSVGDAAKKGLPISQEASQTFPFSITPYYLSLIEQYNSSDPIYRMCVPDIAELSGDCCVDDPLQEDQQMPVPHLVHRYRDRALIICTAQCSVYCRYCTRKRTVGSPFYCNLTDGEVADIKEYLKNHPEITDVILSGGDPLLLDRYDIRFILSQVRAVESVQIIRIGTKVPVVLPMRIDDELVETLKDFQPVFVNTHFNHPREITAQSQAACAKLIDNGIPVNNQSVLLKGVNDDKFIQEELCRKLVRMRVRPYYLFQCDIVNGANHFRTKVAKGIEIMEHLRGRLSGLAIPQYVIDTPGGKIPILPTYLISQTPEKVILRNFEGKIMEYPEI from the coding sequence ATGGATAATGAATCGAATTTATTCGGTAACATGGAAGTTGCCGAAGAGCCTCCTGGTAAATGGAATGATTGGAAGTGGCAGCTTAGGAACAGGATACAATCAGTAGGAGATGCTGCAAAAAAAGGATTGCCAATTTCTCAAGAGGCCAGTCAAACATTTCCTTTCTCTATTACGCCTTATTATCTCTCTCTCATCGAGCAATACAACTCATCTGATCCTATCTATAGGATGTGTGTTCCTGATATAGCTGAGTTATCGGGAGATTGCTGCGTAGATGATCCTCTCCAAGAAGACCAACAAATGCCGGTGCCTCATCTTGTGCATCGTTATAGAGATAGGGCACTCATTATTTGCACAGCCCAATGCAGTGTTTACTGTCGTTATTGCACCAGAAAAAGAACAGTTGGTAGTCCTTTCTATTGCAATCTAACCGATGGTGAAGTGGCTGATATTAAAGAGTATCTTAAAAATCACCCTGAGATAACTGATGTGATTCTTTCTGGTGGCGATCCATTGCTATTAGACAGATATGACATACGATTTATTCTCAGTCAAGTCAGGGCTGTTGAATCGGTTCAAATCATCAGGATCGGCACCAAAGTTCCAGTAGTTTTACCAATGAGAATTGATGACGAATTGGTGGAAACGCTCAAGGATTTCCAACCAGTTTTTGTGAACACTCATTTCAATCATCCTCGGGAAATCACGGCCCAGTCCCAAGCAGCTTGTGCAAAACTCATCGACAATGGTATCCCTGTCAATAATCAATCCGTTTTATTGAAAGGCGTGAATGACGATAAGTTTATTCAGGAAGAATTGTGCCGCAAACTTGTCAGAATGCGGGTAAGACCTTATTACTTATTTCAATGTGATATAGTGAATGGTGCCAATCACTTTCGAACAAAGGTCGCCAAGGGCATTGAGATTATGGAGCATCTAAGAGGCAGATTATCTGGTTTGGCCATCCCTCAATATGTGATAGACACTCCTGGTGGTAAAATTCCAATATTGCCAACTTATTTGATCTCTCAAACCCCAGAGAAGGTTATTTTAAGAAATTTCGAAGGAAAGATTATGGAATATCCAGAAATATAA
- a CDS encoding DNA polymerase, which produces MSELAETLESLVGQTLFVATSPEVLDFTNPKAPATLVIMAPNKRMDIPLSHKPAELINIIGELKYYLDQSKVLIAWNAKNLFSFILAITGKELSISASIVDLKLIEAFLGHSEPCPGSFNQAKGRLARVVGNSSWEQTKTIYKTIYTPLIREVLPRIETLGLAHTDQKAILHPYYEIEGQKNGRMKCRDAFNKSFNPHTLEESEKQFLTTPDFDSKDFLYFDFKNMEVSVLQWLSKDTLLGNILNRSRDVYESIWETITGLECSPSRRKVCKGFFLPVAFGMGAATLAKKNDVAEETAKTIISRIYKKFPIAMGWLNNKDVKDNRAIDYYGRNRLFEEEYYRTQLRNFHIQAPASVICLHKLVKLHKIIQGIARISFHVHDGYYIIPNVGQEINVLNLCKDILEEEDGLYPGLRLRVKAYRGRNLNQLKVVK; this is translated from the coding sequence ATGTCGGAATTGGCAGAAACTCTAGAGTCTCTTGTTGGTCAAACCCTTTTTGTTGCCACTTCTCCCGAAGTATTGGATTTTACCAATCCAAAGGCACCCGCTACCCTTGTAATTATGGCTCCGAATAAAAGGATGGATATTCCTTTAAGCCATAAGCCAGCGGAACTTATTAATATTATTGGCGAGCTAAAGTATTATTTAGATCAGTCCAAGGTGTTGATTGCCTGGAATGCCAAGAATTTGTTTAGTTTTATTTTAGCAATTACGGGCAAGGAATTGAGCATATCGGCATCAATCGTTGATTTAAAGCTAATTGAGGCATTCCTGGGGCATTCTGAGCCCTGTCCTGGTAGTTTTAATCAAGCCAAAGGGCGATTGGCAAGGGTTGTTGGTAATTCTAGTTGGGAGCAGACAAAAACCATATATAAAACCATATATACTCCATTGATTCGAGAGGTTCTTCCTCGGATTGAAACCTTGGGATTGGCACATACCGATCAAAAGGCTATTTTACATCCCTATTATGAGATTGAGGGGCAGAAGAATGGTCGAATGAAGTGCAGGGATGCTTTTAATAAGTCCTTCAATCCACATACCCTTGAAGAATCTGAGAAGCAATTTTTAACCACTCCTGATTTCGATAGCAAGGATTTTTTGTATTTCGACTTCAAAAATATGGAAGTTTCCGTGTTGCAATGGCTATCCAAAGACACTTTGTTAGGCAATATCTTAAATCGTAGTCGAGATGTGTATGAGTCTATTTGGGAAACCATAACCGGGCTCGAATGTTCTCCATCACGGCGAAAGGTGTGCAAAGGGTTCTTTTTGCCTGTGGCATTTGGCATGGGTGCGGCTACTTTAGCCAAGAAAAATGATGTAGCTGAGGAAACGGCAAAAACCATTATTAGTCGAATTTATAAAAAGTTTCCCATAGCTATGGGCTGGTTGAACAACAAGGACGTAAAAGATAATAGGGCAATTGATTACTATGGGCGAAATCGTTTATTTGAAGAAGAATATTATCGCACACAACTAAGAAACTTCCACATCCAGGCCCCAGCATCTGTTATTTGTTTACACAAATTGGTGAAATTACATAAAATTATTCAGGGAATTGCAAGAATTAGCTTTCATGTTCACGATGGATATTATATAATTCCAAATGTGGGGCAAGAAATAAATGTTTTAAATTTGTGTAAAGACATTTTAGAGGAAGAGGATGGGTTGTATCCTGGTTTAAGATTGCGGGTTAAAGCCTATAGAGGTAGAAATCTCAATCAGTTGAAAGTAGTGAAATGA
- a CDS encoding DEAD/DEAH box helicase family protein — protein MNQLVLENHYSRLITQDDHLNLLLWSKLRFRDRDYFHSRLYKQKKWDGFHNFYSKETGKFLTGILPEILLVMNKLKVKYEIIDNRKMIQWRVPTINDQFLNYWLTEYNASVTTEEQQKDYTLRDFQPDVVNGVLKHFRGLVVAPTGTGKTAILISLVKCLPKHCPTLILSNRRGLSDQHYSDLKNWGVPDIGRLYDKYKDPNFITCATWQSAGKLGKLLPQIKVLLVDEIHEMMTAGTRKIYNKLTGCSVRVGISGTPFKYDGKDSKQKWLTKGYFGPPIQIASAKDGKLTVKEAQQKGMLVSCKAVFWPIREPMLPYDIYLDAVTRGIAENYDFHHIIERLVKTLKGRTLILVERLAHGDILNNIIPGSLWVQGKDNLETRKHVIRELMFAKECVAIATSGIFSAGINVFCHNFLNAQGGQADHQIIQRIGRGLRPADDKDVLYYHDFYFHINEYLEDHSKKRIKILKKQGHEVIIKDSIDF, from the coding sequence ATGAATCAATTAGTTTTAGAAAATCATTATTCCCGTTTAATAACACAAGACGACCACCTAAATCTACTTCTTTGGTCAAAACTAAGATTTAGGGATCGTGACTATTTTCATAGTCGTTTGTATAAACAAAAGAAGTGGGATGGTTTTCATAATTTTTATTCTAAAGAGACCGGCAAATTCCTGACAGGCATTCTGCCAGAGATACTGTTGGTTATGAATAAATTGAAAGTCAAATATGAAATCATTGATAATCGTAAGATGATTCAATGGCGAGTGCCCACAATCAATGACCAGTTTCTTAACTATTGGCTCACCGAATACAACGCCAGTGTCACCACAGAGGAACAACAAAAAGATTATACTTTGCGGGACTTTCAACCAGATGTAGTAAATGGAGTGTTGAAGCATTTTAGGGGATTAGTGGTTGCTCCTACTGGCACCGGCAAAACAGCCATCTTGATCTCATTAGTTAAATGTCTACCCAAACATTGTCCAACTTTAATTTTGTCAAATCGACGGGGCTTATCTGACCAACACTATTCGGACTTAAAGAACTGGGGTGTGCCTGATATTGGTAGACTATATGACAAATATAAAGACCCTAATTTTATTACCTGTGCTACTTGGCAATCAGCGGGCAAATTAGGCAAGTTGTTACCCCAAATTAAAGTTTTGCTTGTTGATGAAATTCACGAAATGATGACGGCAGGCACCCGTAAAATCTACAATAAATTAACAGGATGTAGTGTCCGGGTTGGTATATCTGGAACGCCTTTTAAATACGATGGTAAAGACTCCAAACAGAAATGGCTTACCAAAGGATACTTTGGGCCTCCCATTCAAATAGCTTCTGCCAAAGACGGAAAACTTACGGTCAAAGAAGCTCAACAAAAGGGTATGCTTGTATCATGCAAAGCGGTTTTTTGGCCCATTCGAGAGCCGATGTTGCCTTATGATATTTACCTCGATGCCGTCACCAGAGGCATTGCTGAAAATTATGATTTTCATCATATTATTGAGAGATTGGTAAAAACTCTCAAAGGCAGGACGTTGATCCTGGTAGAAAGATTGGCTCATGGAGATATATTAAACAACATAATTCCAGGCTCTTTGTGGGTGCAAGGCAAAGACAATCTAGAAACTCGTAAACACGTAATTCGTGAATTGATGTTTGCAAAGGAATGTGTGGCGATTGCCACAAGTGGTATATTTTCAGCCGGTATCAATGTTTTTTGTCACAATTTTTTGAATGCCCAAGGAGGACAAGCAGATCATCAAATTATTCAGAGAATAGGAAGAGGATTGCGTCCTGCTGACGATAAGGATGTATTATATTACCATGACTTCTATTTTCACATAAATGAATATCTTGAAGATCATTCTAAAAAAAGAATTAAAATTCTAAAAAAACAAGGGCACGAAGTAATTATAAAAGATTCTATAGATTTTTGA
- a CDS encoding efflux RND transporter periplasmic adaptor subunit has translation MDELLTMRGKIIAFFVLCIGVILGIAFLIDHNSSPAIVRPPLPQKQCVFASGRIEGKTENTYLCVLISGQIKSIPVRENQLVKKGDVLLEIDARQYFFEKELAIVQELANKGLLQAKEAQLKLAKLNLERGIILNKKKVLSEEGMDILKCSYDSLRAEIDVAKSQIEISKSQIQLAQIKLDHTKIEAPIDGKILKIDARIGEIATSQMPLIIMADISELRVRAYVDELDASLIKVGQSAKITFDNFQPIKAIVTQAAPFLGRKVLFSDMPSEKTDTKTREFWLSLKNCNLLPGQRVDVMVDL, from the coding sequence TTGGATGAATTATTGACCATGCGTGGTAAAATAATTGCTTTTTTTGTTTTATGTATTGGCGTCATATTAGGTATAGCATTTTTAATAGATCACAATAGCAGCCCTGCTATTGTGAGACCGCCGCTACCACAAAAACAATGTGTTTTTGCTTCAGGCAGAATCGAAGGAAAAACGGAGAACACATATTTGTGTGTCCTAATCTCCGGGCAGATAAAAAGCATTCCTGTTCGGGAAAATCAATTAGTAAAAAAAGGAGATGTTTTACTAGAAATAGATGCCAGACAATATTTTTTCGAGAAAGAGTTGGCTATAGTTCAGGAATTAGCAAACAAAGGATTGTTACAGGCTAAAGAGGCACAACTAAAGTTGGCAAAGTTGAATTTGGAAAGAGGGATTATATTAAACAAGAAGAAAGTATTGTCTGAAGAGGGTATGGACATATTAAAATGTTCCTACGATTCTTTGAGGGCAGAGATTGATGTTGCCAAGTCACAAATAGAAATATCAAAATCCCAAATACAATTGGCACAAATAAAATTAGACCACACAAAAATAGAAGCACCAATAGATGGCAAAATTCTAAAAATAGATGCCAGAATTGGAGAAATTGCCACCTCTCAAATGCCATTAATTATAATGGCAGATATTTCAGAATTACGAGTCAGGGCTTATGTTGATGAACTTGATGCCTCTTTAATAAAAGTAGGACAATCTGCTAAAATTACATTTGATAATTTCCAACCAATAAAAGCAATTGTAACTCAGGCAGCACCTTTTTTAGGAAGAAAGGTATTATTTTCTGATATGCCCTCTGAAAAAACAGATACAAAGACCAGAGAATTTTGGCTCTCTTTAAAAAATTGTAATTTACTTCCCGGCCAACGAGTAGATGTAATGGTAGATTTATGA
- a CDS encoding thermonuclease family protein, which translates to MGWVSIVNLVLTIAGWCWSFVKFVYPYARKSFPYIFCFILGWAACSNRIFSRHKEETLIGTEAVVSVEGGNHLTVRAGLFGRRESDLYLYGLEIPPTVGKQAQENLSKIVSPNDDVRVEVLESWGRYAGIVYAENGNNCCIEQLRAGLAKTTVNRKDFAAAQKEAQKNHRGVWK; encoded by the coding sequence ATGGGTTGGGTATCTATTGTCAATCTAGTTCTTACAATCGCTGGCTGGTGCTGGTCATTTGTAAAATTCGTTTATCCTTATGCCAGAAAATCCTTTCCATACATTTTCTGCTTCATCTTGGGGTGGGCCGCTTGTTCTAATCGCATTTTTAGCAGACACAAAGAAGAAACACTTATTGGCACAGAAGCAGTTGTGAGTGTAGAGGGAGGCAATCATCTAACTGTGAGGGCTGGATTGTTTGGCCGTAGAGAAAGTGATTTGTATCTCTATGGTCTCGAAATACCTCCTACAGTTGGCAAACAGGCTCAAGAAAATCTTTCTAAAATTGTTTCTCCCAATGATGATGTGCGAGTCGAAGTCCTTGAAAGCTGGGGAAGGTATGCTGGTATTGTCTATGCTGAAAACGGTAACAATTGCTGCATAGAACAATTGCGAGCAGGATTGGCAAAAACCACGGTAAATCGAAAAGATTTTGCCGCTGCTCAAAAAGAAGCTCAGAAAAACCACAGGGGGGTTTGGAAGTAA
- a CDS encoding type II secretion system GspH family protein, giving the protein MKSRKAFTLVELLVVITIAGILLALLVPVIFAVINGKSKEPSITHMPVAPVSRSVIDSPKSGEAIPITIHGMKYTIIYNGPDDVEIYRQKECEDATNSSTNRKAVEK; this is encoded by the coding sequence ATGAAGAGTAGAAAAGCATTTACGTTAGTTGAATTGTTGGTAGTAATTACTATTGCTGGCATTTTGCTTGCGTTGTTGGTGCCGGTCATTTTTGCTGTCATCAATGGAAAATCAAAAGAGCCATCCATTACACATATGCCTGTTGCTCCTGTGTCTCGATCTGTTATAGATAGTCCGAAGAGTGGGGAAGCAATTCCCATAACTATTCACGGAATGAAGTATACAATCATTTACAATGGACCCGATGACGTAGAAATCTACCGCCAAAAGGAGTGCGAAGATGCGACAAATAGCTCAACGAATAGAAAGGCTGTTGAGAAATGA
- a CDS encoding thermonuclease family protein, which translates to MSIYDVLVLLFIAFLVGWAVWDYKRRRAQKQFISLLVLAPILISLASLLFGMWGCHKIRNTIDKFFGKTVTKTEVVVTVDSGNVIKLKAGIRDRSRRTKNCTLWGISIPAEVEKEAKVNLEQLISADDEIRVEIKEGAEGWVEDKFGDISGLPYSKSGENCCLEQLKAGLAKVSVEKDNNALLAAQKEAQKAHRGIWAKKKTKETEEGGAK; encoded by the coding sequence ATGAGTATTTATGACGTTTTAGTTCTTTTGTTTATTGCCTTTCTAGTTGGTTGGGCAGTTTGGGATTATAAGCGAAGAAGGGCTCAAAAACAATTTATATCCCTGTTGGTGTTGGCACCAATTCTAATCTCCCTGGCCAGTTTGCTTTTTGGGATGTGGGGTTGCCATAAAATCAGGAACACTATTGATAAGTTTTTTGGAAAAACAGTGACAAAAACTGAGGTTGTTGTCACTGTAGATAGTGGTAATGTTATCAAGTTAAAAGCTGGAATACGTGATCGTTCACGGCGAACCAAAAATTGTACGCTTTGGGGAATATCCATACCGGCAGAGGTGGAAAAAGAAGCAAAAGTTAATTTGGAACAATTAATTTCTGCTGATGATGAAATTCGTGTGGAAATTAAAGAAGGTGCTGAAGGGTGGGTAGAGGATAAATTTGGAGATATTTCAGGATTGCCATATTCTAAGAGTGGCGAGAATTGTTGTTTGGAACAATTGAAAGCTGGATTGGCCAAAGTCTCTGTGGAGAAAGATAATAACGCACTCTTAGCAGCCCAAAAAGAAGCCCAAAAAGCACACAGAGGTATTTGGGCAAAAAAGAAAACTAAGGAAACAGAAGAAGGGGGTGCTAAATGA
- a CDS encoding cupin domain-containing protein, which produces MIKLVEKVWGNEVWLVNREYCGKFLNLKKGFKCSLHCHHIKDETFIIMDGKVLMEVDGQIRTMGPMDIQTIEPHQKHRFTGLEDSKILEISTHHEDSDSYREEESGPA; this is translated from the coding sequence ATGATTAAATTAGTAGAAAAAGTATGGGGAAACGAAGTGTGGTTGGTAAACAGAGAATATTGTGGTAAATTTCTCAATCTTAAAAAGGGGTTTAAATGTTCTCTACATTGTCATCATATCAAGGATGAAACTTTTATAATTATGGATGGCAAAGTCCTAATGGAGGTAGATGGACAGATAAGAACGATGGGGCCTATGGACATACAGACAATCGAGCCGCACCAAAAACATCGTTTTACAGGCTTGGAAGATTCTAAAATATTAGAAATATCCACACATCACGAAGATTCTGATAGTTATCGGGAAGAAGAAAGTGGTCCTGCATAG
- a CDS encoding site-2 protease family protein — translation MKLKNLYLAKLCNIPIKTSIFWWCFFGPMLLIPLFCGSFLESFAVLCMLLLVFICITAHELGHSLVAQHFGFRTTKIVWYPFGAAAYIDGDWGKNPNQELLIAITGPFISLVLGLILLYFDDSDFGLGKLNLMWAAFNLFVPVFPLDGGRVIRSSLARWLPLEKATKISFIGSCVTSALFSLFAVYVGWYMMAVIVPFIAIAGGGAEYSQLKINELEKELEREKALAQRGKDLIEKWRREDLADEMNKLLFRLAELHVNLERACDENTCH, via the coding sequence ATGAAATTGAAAAATCTATATTTGGCAAAATTATGTAACATCCCAATTAAAACCAGCATTTTTTGGTGGTGCTTTTTCGGGCCAATGCTGCTTATTCCTCTTTTTTGCGGGAGTTTTCTTGAATCATTTGCCGTCTTGTGTATGTTGCTCCTTGTGTTCATTTGTATTACCGCTCACGAACTCGGACACTCCCTAGTGGCACAGCATTTTGGCTTCCGCACCACCAAAATTGTGTGGTATCCATTTGGTGCCGCCGCTTATATCGACGGCGATTGGGGCAAAAACCCAAATCAAGAATTGTTAATTGCCATTACTGGGCCTTTTATTTCGTTGGTGCTGGGTCTAATTTTACTATATTTTGATGATTCTGATTTTGGTTTAGGAAAGCTCAATTTGATGTGGGCCGCTTTTAATCTTTTCGTTCCTGTGTTTCCGCTTGATGGTGGTAGAGTCATAAGATCGAGCTTAGCTCGTTGGCTACCGCTGGAAAAAGCCACGAAAATTTCTTTTATTGGCAGTTGTGTGACTTCTGCTCTCTTTAGTTTATTTGCTGTTTATGTTGGTTGGTATATGATGGCTGTAATTGTGCCTTTCATCGCTATAGCTGGCGGTGGTGCTGAATATTCTCAATTGAAAATCAATGAGCTAGAGAAAGAATTAGAAAGAGAAAAGGCATTGGCACAGCGTGGTAAAGATTTGATAGAAAAGTGGCGGCGAGAAGATTTGGCAGATGAAATGAACAAGTTATTGTTCAGATTGGCAGAGTTGCATGTAAACCTGGAAAGGGCTTGCGATGAAAATACTTGTCACTAG
- a CDS encoding DNA adenine methylase has protein sequence MDFKQWMGMKTPSFRTVGGKSRLRNWLLAHFPKEGRIYVEPFAGRGNVFFKAKQELDFQEWHINDLRGNFFNSLLAADLEKLPKSITSKKSFQHWQKQAEKENPLGVVLEPEITWGGKGWSAGANLGYEAPEGKMGSHPPFTRDKYIPRAAMAKELLSAQGVKITSLHWQNLPWTTYGPKDFVYLDPPYHETSDEYYGQIDHSVLLLMLKSVSFRWALSGYETDLYAKELKGYKKLSIGRGAELKGAATRKKTVVTENLWMNY, from the coding sequence ATGGATTTTAAACAATGGATGGGAATGAAAACACCGTCATTTCGCACAGTAGGGGGCAAAAGTCGATTACGCAATTGGTTGCTTGCCCATTTCCCTAAAGAAGGAAGAATTTATGTAGAGCCTTTTGCTGGGCGGGGTAATGTGTTTTTCAAAGCCAAGCAGGAATTAGATTTCCAAGAATGGCATATCAATGACTTGCGGGGAAACTTTTTCAACTCTCTTTTAGCCGCTGACTTGGAAAAACTCCCTAAATCTATTACGTCTAAAAAAAGTTTTCAGCATTGGCAAAAACAAGCAGAGAAAGAAAACCCTCTTGGTGTTGTTTTGGAGCCTGAAATTACATGGGGTGGAAAAGGTTGGTCGGCTGGTGCTAATTTGGGGTATGAAGCTCCAGAAGGCAAAATGGGGTCACATCCACCTTTTACTAGAGACAAATATATTCCCCGTGCTGCAATGGCAAAGGAATTGCTGTCTGCTCAGGGCGTGAAAATTACCTCTCTTCATTGGCAAAATCTTCCCTGGACTACCTATGGTCCCAAAGATTTTGTTTATCTTGATCCGCCCTATCACGAAACATCGGATGAGTATTATGGACAAATCGATCATTCTGTGTTATTATTGATGTTAAAGAGTGTGTCTTTCAGATGGGCTCTTAGTGGTTATGAAACGGACCTTTATGCCAAAGAGCTAAAAGGCTACAAAAAATTGTCAATTGGCAGGGGTGCGGAACTAAAGGGTGCTGCTACTCGTAAAAAAACAGTAGTAACTGAAAATCTTTGGATGAATTATTGA